Proteins co-encoded in one Marinobacter qingdaonensis genomic window:
- a CDS encoding glutathione S-transferase family protein: MALKLYQFAISHYCEKVRWALDYKGLNYQTVTLLPGQHIKTVRQLTGGKDTSVPVLDHDGHCVQGSAQILDYLDQTFPERPLTPSDPDLRDQALAWERRLDDEAGPAVRCYAYHHFLKRPKVVIPMLTAGTPFYNRYLLSLVFSRVEETMRQWMKINEKTSEKSRLVMEQLLTDLAERYRQHSFLVGDSFTRADLTAAAMFAPMFQPAAYPVPWPKANKIPADIKAWLEQWQPQLQVLSKVYQDHR; the protein is encoded by the coding sequence ATGGCACTCAAACTCTATCAGTTCGCCATTTCCCACTACTGTGAAAAGGTTCGCTGGGCATTGGATTACAAGGGCCTGAATTACCAGACCGTGACCCTGCTGCCCGGCCAGCACATCAAGACCGTCCGGCAGCTCACCGGCGGCAAGGATACCTCAGTTCCGGTGCTCGATCACGACGGCCACTGCGTCCAGGGCTCGGCCCAGATTCTCGATTACCTGGACCAGACCTTCCCGGAGCGCCCGCTGACCCCGTCCGACCCGGATCTGCGGGACCAGGCCCTGGCCTGGGAACGCCGACTCGACGACGAGGCCGGTCCGGCGGTGCGGTGCTACGCCTACCATCATTTCCTGAAGCGGCCGAAAGTGGTGATCCCGATGCTGACCGCGGGCACCCCGTTCTACAACCGCTACCTGCTCAGCCTGGTGTTCAGTCGCGTCGAGGAGACCATGCGCCAGTGGATGAAGATCAATGAGAAAACCTCGGAGAAATCGCGCCTGGTCATGGAGCAGCTGCTGACCGATCTGGCCGAGCGCTACCGCCAGCACTCGTTCCTGGTTGGTGACAGCTTCACCCGCGCCGATCTCACCGCCGCCGCCATGTTCGCACCCATGTTCCAGCCGGCGGCCTACCCGGTGCCCTGGCCCAAGGCCAACAAGATCCCCGCCGACATCAAGGCCTGGCTGGAGCAGTGGCAGCCGCAACTGCAGGTGCTGTCTAAGGTGTACCAGGACCACCGCTGA
- a CDS encoding META domain-containing protein: MFAPPKTGLAVVAVASLLMTACAVSPSSESTEPVVETYACGQLDLTVMMDPAHPLINLQYLDKGLLLKPADTGAAGVYLAPGDPSTRLVREEGRTRLTIRGQEYPECLPPGALALPFTAQGSTPAWQARMQDDTLVLHPPYETDQTLQLPVALAHADRHGREFVAQADGVRARLTVAGQLCQDPVTGGQFPNQVRLTVNGEGYDGCGGDPQRLFRGTEWVVEDLAGAGIIDRSRLTLQFLADDRIAGRASCNRYQGQYQLSDSGALTVSGLGSTRMACAPALMQQEARFLELLGQVTRARIGQDGSLRLSTDTGATMTAFQSDHDMP; the protein is encoded by the coding sequence ATGTTTGCACCCCCAAAAACGGGGCTGGCGGTGGTCGCCGTCGCCAGTCTCCTGATGACGGCCTGCGCCGTCTCACCCTCCTCGGAATCCACTGAGCCGGTGGTCGAGACCTACGCCTGCGGGCAGCTCGACCTGACGGTGATGATGGATCCGGCCCATCCGCTGATCAACCTGCAATACCTCGACAAGGGTCTGCTCCTGAAGCCGGCCGACACCGGGGCCGCCGGTGTGTACCTGGCGCCCGGCGATCCCAGCACCCGCCTGGTGCGCGAGGAGGGGCGGACCCGGTTGACCATCCGCGGCCAGGAGTATCCGGAGTGCCTGCCACCCGGGGCGCTGGCGCTGCCGTTCACGGCCCAGGGCAGCACGCCTGCCTGGCAAGCGCGCATGCAGGACGACACCCTGGTGCTGCATCCGCCCTATGAGACAGATCAGACCCTGCAGCTGCCGGTGGCGCTTGCCCACGCCGACCGTCATGGTCGCGAGTTCGTGGCCCAGGCCGATGGCGTGCGGGCCCGACTGACGGTGGCCGGCCAGCTGTGCCAGGATCCGGTCACCGGTGGCCAGTTTCCGAACCAGGTCCGGCTGACGGTCAATGGGGAAGGCTACGATGGCTGTGGCGGCGACCCCCAGCGCCTGTTCCGGGGCACCGAGTGGGTGGTCGAGGATCTGGCCGGCGCCGGCATCATCGACCGTTCCCGCCTGACCCTCCAGTTTCTGGCCGACGACCGGATTGCCGGTCGGGCCTCGTGCAACCGCTATCAGGGGCAGTACCAGCTCAGTGACAGCGGTGCCCTGACAGTCAGTGGCCTGGGCAGCACCCGCATGGCCTGCGCGCCGGCGCTGATGCAACAGGAGGCCCGCTTCCTCGAGTTGCTGGGCCAGGTAACCCGGGCCCGCATTGGTCAGGACGGTTCGCTGCGGCTGTCAACCGACACCGGCGCTACCATGACCGCGTTTCAGTCCGACCACGACATGCCGTAA
- a CDS encoding substrate-binding periplasmic protein, with amino-acid sequence MLRPLLLAGLVALAACSPPDDTTPTTSTTVAEPAVLAAGPAPGQRRVVTLAADPWCPHNCDANSDRQGYMVEIAREAFALAQLEVEYTNMSWARALQQADAGQIDAVVGAFTGDAPDFVFPDEAIGHARIGLFSHADSDWRYRGIASLDEHKLVAINGYSYSPELDAYIDDHQDDPGRVWILSGPSPLDRAIELLEQRRSDVLAEDLEVMRWTLDQLDKQEALRQVGQLERLPVYVAFSPANPHSDDLAALLSEGIRKLRRSGRLAAILDRYGMSWSD; translated from the coding sequence ATGCTGAGACCCCTGCTCCTGGCCGGCCTGGTCGCGCTGGCGGCCTGTTCGCCGCCGGACGACACCACGCCCACCACCTCGACCACTGTGGCCGAGCCTGCGGTGCTGGCCGCCGGTCCAGCGCCCGGTCAACGCCGGGTCGTGACCCTCGCCGCGGATCCCTGGTGCCCCCACAACTGCGACGCGAATTCGGACCGCCAGGGCTACATGGTGGAGATTGCCCGTGAAGCCTTTGCGCTGGCACAGCTGGAGGTGGAATACACCAACATGAGCTGGGCCCGGGCCCTGCAGCAGGCCGACGCCGGCCAGATTGACGCCGTGGTCGGGGCCTTCACCGGCGACGCCCCGGATTTTGTCTTCCCGGACGAAGCCATCGGCCATGCCCGGATCGGGCTGTTCAGCCACGCCGACAGCGACTGGCGCTACCGCGGCATAGCCTCGCTGGATGAGCACAAGCTGGTCGCCATCAACGGCTACTCCTACTCACCGGAACTGGACGCCTACATCGACGACCACCAGGACGACCCGGGCCGGGTCTGGATCCTGTCGGGCCCGTCGCCCCTGGACCGGGCCATCGAACTGCTGGAACAGCGCCGCTCGGACGTCCTGGCGGAAGACCTCGAGGTCATGCGCTGGACCCTCGACCAGTTGGACAAGCAGGAAGCCCTGCGCCAGGTCGGCCAACTCGAGCGGTTGCCGGTGTACGTCGCCTTTTCTCCCGCCAACCCCCACTCTGACGATCTGGCTGCGCTGCTGTCGGAAGGTATCCGCAAACTGCGCCGCTCCGGTCGCCTGGCGGCCATTCTGGACCGTTACGGCATGTCGTGGTCGGACTGA
- a CDS encoding betaine/proline/choline family ABC transporter ATP-binding protein → MARDIKISIKNLYKIFGPTPDVGLEYVRRGMNKADLLEKQNHVLGLRDINVDMRDGEITVIMGLSGSGKSTLIRHLNRLIEPTAGEIRFGGENVLDYGEEDLRKLRRERMSMVFQKFALLPHRTVLENAGMAMDVRGKKVRDYEAEAKKWLARVGLEGNENQYPHQLSGGMQQRVGIARALVSNAPVMLMDEAFSALDPLIRSDMQDLLLELQEELHKTIVFITHDLDEALKLADHLVILKDGEVVQQGDPQDILLHPNDPYIIDFIADINRARVLRVRSIMTQPEGDDIEYAGDISDKDNLETVLSRSEGDTSLTFRVVRDGEQVGVLAMKDLAQALVPTEASGERSS, encoded by the coding sequence GTGGCAAGAGATATCAAGATTTCGATCAAGAACCTGTACAAGATCTTCGGCCCGACCCCCGACGTCGGGCTGGAGTATGTCCGCCGCGGCATGAACAAGGCCGATCTGCTGGAAAAGCAGAACCACGTGCTCGGTCTGCGGGACATCAATGTCGACATGCGCGACGGTGAGATCACCGTGATCATGGGGCTGTCCGGCTCCGGCAAATCCACCCTGATCCGGCACCTGAACCGTCTGATCGAGCCCACCGCCGGGGAGATCCGGTTCGGCGGCGAGAACGTGCTCGACTACGGCGAGGAGGACCTGCGCAAACTGCGGCGCGAGCGCATGTCCATGGTGTTCCAGAAGTTTGCCCTGCTGCCGCACCGGACCGTGCTGGAGAACGCCGGCATGGCCATGGACGTGCGCGGCAAGAAGGTCCGGGACTACGAGGCCGAAGCCAAGAAATGGCTGGCCCGGGTGGGCCTGGAAGGCAACGAAAACCAGTACCCGCACCAGCTGTCGGGTGGCATGCAGCAGCGGGTGGGTATTGCCCGGGCGCTGGTGTCCAACGCCCCGGTGATGCTGATGGACGAGGCCTTCTCGGCCCTGGACCCGCTGATCCGCTCGGACATGCAGGACCTGCTGCTGGAGCTGCAGGAGGAACTGCACAAGACCATCGTGTTCATCACCCACGACCTGGACGAGGCGCTGAAACTGGCCGATCACCTGGTCATCCTGAAAGACGGCGAGGTGGTGCAACAGGGCGACCCCCAGGACATCCTGCTGCACCCGAACGATCCCTACATCATCGACTTCATCGCCGACATCAACCGGGCCCGGGTGCTGCGTGTCCGCTCGATCATGACCCAGCCCGAGGGTGACGACATCGAGTACGCCGGCGACATTTCCGACAAGGACAATCTGGAGACGGTGTTGTCCCGGTCCGAGGGCGACACCAGCCTGACCTTCCGGGTGGTCCGGGACGGCGAGCAGGTGGGCGTGCTGGCGATGAAGGATCTGGCCCAGGCCCTGGTGCCCACCGAAGCGTCCGGCGAACGGTCCAGTTAG
- a CDS encoding ABC transporter permease: MATYDFVFSSLGLDDWCSEGKSDAPMSMAQLLSKAKGEEAPEVSAWDLPFPSMDALNKACPAFPQSRELTKGLEEGFLAIKDSLSVVLDPITQPLSWALDGTLYAMLSAPWWIIIPILLAVVFLVTKSWKLVSFVAISFVTLAFIDYYEYAMQTLAIIFVCAFLCVLLGVPIGIAMSRSDVMQRMTIPVLDMLQTLPPFVYLIPLIFLFSVTESKLYGIAIILYAIVPVIRLTNLGIRLVDKDVIEAADAFGMTPRQKLFKVQIPLALPNIMAGVNQTIMMSLAMVVIASLVSAPGLGVLVLRGIRNLELGVGLVSGLGIVILAVILDRVTKASLARINAAQKQ, encoded by the coding sequence ATGGCTACCTACGATTTCGTGTTTTCATCACTGGGTCTCGACGACTGGTGTTCCGAGGGCAAAAGCGATGCCCCCATGTCCATGGCCCAGTTGCTGTCCAAGGCCAAGGGCGAAGAGGCCCCCGAGGTTTCGGCCTGGGACCTCCCGTTTCCGTCCATGGACGCCCTCAACAAGGCCTGCCCGGCCTTTCCCCAATCCCGGGAACTGACCAAGGGCCTGGAAGAAGGCTTTCTCGCCATCAAGGACAGCCTGAGTGTTGTTCTCGACCCGATTACCCAACCCCTGAGCTGGGCCCTCGACGGCACCCTGTACGCCATGCTCAGCGCACCCTGGTGGATCATCATTCCGATTCTGCTGGCGGTGGTGTTCCTGGTCACCAAATCCTGGAAGCTGGTGTCCTTCGTCGCCATCAGCTTCGTTACCCTGGCGTTCATCGACTATTACGAATACGCCATGCAGACCCTGGCCATCATTTTTGTCTGCGCCTTCCTCTGCGTGCTGCTGGGGGTACCCATCGGCATTGCCATGTCCCGCAGTGACGTGATGCAACGCATGACCATACCGGTGCTCGACATGCTGCAGACCCTGCCGCCGTTCGTGTACCTGATTCCGCTGATCTTCCTGTTCAGCGTGACCGAATCCAAGCTGTACGGCATCGCCATCATCCTGTACGCCATCGTGCCGGTGATCCGGCTCACCAACCTGGGCATCCGGCTGGTGGACAAGGACGTGATCGAAGCCGCCGACGCCTTCGGCATGACGCCCCGGCAGAAACTGTTCAAGGTCCAGATTCCCCTGGCCCTGCCCAACATCATGGCCGGCGTGAACCAGACCATCATGATGAGTCTGGCCATGGTGGTCATTGCCTCCCTGGTGTCGGCACCGGGCCTGGGCGTGCTGGTGCTGCGGGGCATCCGCAACCTGGAGCTGGGGGTCGGACTGGTGTCCGGTCTCGGCATCGTGATCCTGGCCGTGATTCTGGACCGGGTCACCAAGGCCTCTCTGGCACGCATCAATGCCGCCCAAAAGCAGTGA
- a CDS encoding ABC transporter substrate-binding protein produces the protein MRKILSAALLCAAASPAMAQANECGQVSITEMNWASASVVTNVAKFVMEQGYGCDVAVVPSDTVPAVTSVAENGEPDIVTELWVNSTGEVFKRLEEEGKIVRLGEVLSPGGVEGWWLPTYVVEEHPELKTIEGIMANPELVEGRFNNCPDGWGCRIVNDNLIRALNLEDSGIEVFNHGSGETLASSMASAVQNQEPWFGYYWGPTVPLGKFDMTRIDLGEYKAEVHAANANKDVDNPGVSDFPAAPVLTAVTTSFQQREPEVAEMLSKMTFQTDTMSQVLAWKSDNNASAEEAAVYFLSNNTDTWKNWLNDSARERLAAILGE, from the coding sequence ATGCGCAAGATCCTTTCCGCCGCACTGCTGTGCGCCGCCGCCAGTCCGGCCATGGCCCAAGCCAATGAGTGTGGTCAGGTGTCCATCACCGAAATGAACTGGGCATCGGCTTCGGTGGTCACCAACGTCGCCAAGTTTGTCATGGAGCAGGGCTACGGCTGTGACGTGGCCGTGGTCCCATCCGACACCGTGCCGGCGGTTACCTCGGTAGCCGAGAACGGCGAGCCGGACATTGTGACCGAGCTGTGGGTCAATTCCACCGGCGAAGTGTTCAAGCGCCTGGAGGAAGAGGGCAAGATCGTGCGCCTGGGTGAGGTGCTGTCGCCGGGTGGCGTTGAAGGCTGGTGGCTGCCGACCTACGTAGTGGAAGAGCACCCGGAGCTGAAAACCATTGAAGGCATCATGGCCAACCCGGAGCTGGTCGAAGGTCGCTTCAACAACTGCCCGGACGGCTGGGGTTGCCGGATCGTCAACGACAACCTGATCCGCGCCCTGAACCTGGAAGACTCCGGCATCGAGGTGTTTAACCACGGCTCCGGTGAGACCTTGGCTTCGTCCATGGCGTCGGCGGTACAGAACCAGGAGCCCTGGTTCGGCTACTACTGGGGCCCGACCGTGCCGCTGGGTAAGTTCGACATGACCCGCATCGACCTGGGCGAATACAAGGCCGAGGTTCACGCCGCCAACGCCAACAAAGATGTGGACAACCCCGGCGTTTCTGACTTCCCGGCTGCCCCAGTGCTGACCGCGGTCACCACCAGCTTCCAGCAGCGGGAGCCGGAAGTGGCCGAGATGCTGAGCAAGATGACCTTCCAGACCGACACCATGAGCCAGGTCCTGGCCTGGAAGAGCGACAACAACGCCTCGGCTGAAGAGGCGGCGGTGTACTTCCTGAGCAACAACACCGACACCTGGAAAAACTGGCTGAACGACTCAGCCCGCGAGCGCCTCGCCGCCATCCTGGGCGAGTAA
- a CDS encoding M14 family zinc carboxypeptidase, whose amino-acid sequence MTELRTLTPHTAIAAEQASRDSRQRRALRTFLPEMVQLERMLAEAPTQVTTQVLDRIPVADLALPIYRVDLGCERPDAPALLLVGGVHGLERIGSQVVMAWLSSVLARLRWDDGLRQLLQSVRITLLPILNPGGMFLNQRSNPNGVDLMRNAPIVAQERSAFLLGGQRLSPRLPWYTGDPEQGMEAENRALESVIQDLIPGRPFSAALDCHSGFGWKDQIWFPYAYRRRPMRRIASVMALKLIWEQAYPNHDYRFEPQSLHYLTHGDLWDYFYKQVNRESDGVFLPLTLEMGSWRWVRKRPRQLLRLDGLFNPLVPHRHQRVLRSHLTWIDFLVNAAASHENWLPVREEESMLREAAIMHWYRDAR is encoded by the coding sequence ATGACCGAACTGCGGACACTGACACCGCACACCGCCATCGCGGCCGAACAAGCCAGCCGGGACAGTCGCCAGCGCCGGGCACTCCGGACCTTCCTGCCGGAAATGGTGCAGCTGGAACGGATGCTGGCGGAGGCGCCGACCCAGGTGACCACCCAGGTGCTGGACCGGATACCGGTCGCCGATCTGGCGCTGCCGATCTATCGGGTCGATCTGGGCTGCGAGCGTCCGGACGCCCCGGCCCTGTTATTGGTGGGTGGGGTACATGGACTGGAGCGTATTGGCAGCCAGGTGGTGATGGCCTGGCTCAGTTCGGTGCTGGCCCGACTGCGCTGGGACGACGGCCTGCGCCAGCTGTTGCAGAGCGTGCGGATCACCCTGTTGCCGATCCTGAACCCGGGCGGCATGTTCCTGAACCAGCGCAGCAACCCCAACGGCGTCGACCTGATGCGCAACGCCCCGATCGTGGCCCAGGAACGCAGCGCCTTCCTGCTCGGAGGGCAGCGGCTGTCGCCCCGGCTGCCCTGGTACACCGGCGATCCGGAGCAGGGCATGGAAGCCGAGAACCGGGCGCTGGAGTCGGTGATTCAGGACTTGATTCCGGGCCGGCCGTTCAGTGCCGCGCTCGATTGCCACTCCGGGTTCGGCTGGAAGGACCAGATCTGGTTTCCCTACGCCTACCGCCGCCGACCGATGCGCCGCATTGCCTCGGTCATGGCGCTCAAGCTGATCTGGGAGCAGGCCTACCCCAATCACGATTACCGGTTCGAGCCCCAGTCCCTCCATTACCTGACCCACGGGGATCTCTGGGACTATTTCTATAAGCAGGTCAATCGCGAGAGCGACGGCGTGTTCCTGCCCCTGACCCTGGAAATGGGGTCTTGGCGCTGGGTGCGCAAACGTCCGCGACAGTTGCTGCGGCTCGACGGTCTGTTCAATCCGCTGGTGCCCCATCGGCACCAGCGGGTGCTGCGCAGCCATCTGACCTGGATCGACTTCCTGGTGAACGCCGCCGCCAGCCATGAAAACTGGTTGCCGGTACGGGAAGAGGAGTCCATGCTGAGAGAAGCCGCGATCATGCATTGGTATCGGGACGCTCGCTGA
- a CDS encoding alpha/beta hydrolase, with protein sequence MDWILLRGLTREQAHWGDFPERLQASFPEHRFHPVDLPGTGVHFRETSPDTITGIREVVRRQVAHIPKPFSILAMSMGGMVALDWAQHAPEGEIQNLVLINTSSGFSPFWQRMRPGAWPRVLRLLARRELFERERDILRLTSNREPPLELVKHWYRIQRQRPVSAGNALRQMTAAARYRPGRQRPMPDALLLASRGDRIVHWQCSAQLEQRWLWTLKLHPDAGHDLVIDDPDWLIRRLRDWLAR encoded by the coding sequence ATGGATTGGATTCTGTTGCGCGGGCTGACCCGCGAACAGGCGCACTGGGGTGATTTTCCGGAACGGCTGCAGGCGTCGTTTCCGGAGCACCGATTCCACCCGGTCGACTTGCCCGGTACCGGCGTGCATTTTCGCGAGACCAGCCCGGACACCATAACCGGCATCCGCGAAGTGGTGCGTCGGCAGGTGGCCCATATCCCCAAACCGTTCAGTATCCTGGCAATGTCCATGGGCGGCATGGTGGCGCTGGACTGGGCCCAGCACGCGCCGGAAGGGGAGATCCAGAACCTGGTGCTGATCAACACCAGCTCCGGCTTCAGCCCCTTCTGGCAGCGCATGCGCCCCGGTGCCTGGCCCAGAGTGCTCCGGCTCCTGGCCCGGCGCGAGCTGTTCGAGCGGGAACGGGACATACTGCGCCTGACCTCCAACCGGGAGCCGCCCCTGGAGCTGGTCAAGCACTGGTACCGGATCCAACGCCAGCGTCCGGTCAGTGCCGGCAATGCCCTGCGCCAGATGACCGCGGCCGCCCGCTACCGGCCGGGACGCCAGCGTCCGATGCCCGATGCCCTGCTGCTGGCCAGCCGGGGTGACCGCATCGTGCACTGGCAATGCAGCGCGCAACTGGAGCAACGCTGGTTGTGGACCCTGAAACTGCACCCGGATGCCGGCCACGACCTGGTCATCGACGACCCGGATTGGTTGATTCGCCGGCTTCGAGATTGGTTGGCCCGGTAG
- a CDS encoding glutathione S-transferase family protein yields the protein MKIFETKTAPNPRRVRMFMAEKGLLDQAEFVQIDLQKGENLTPEYAARNPMKKVPVMELDDGTCIAETMAICRYFEESYPDAPKLLGETPLEKAQMEQWLRWIELFFFMPTGMCFQHTSGYFKDRMNPIKEWGEECGQQVQKFMHFLNKQLEGKDYICLDRFTAADINAFTTVAFARVIDIRIQPEQTNLQAWFDRIKARPSAQV from the coding sequence ATGAAAATCTTCGAAACCAAAACCGCCCCCAATCCCCGTCGCGTGCGCATGTTCATGGCCGAAAAGGGGCTGCTCGATCAAGCCGAATTCGTTCAGATCGACCTGCAGAAGGGCGAAAACCTGACCCCGGAATACGCCGCCCGCAACCCGATGAAAAAGGTGCCGGTGATGGAGCTGGACGACGGCACCTGCATCGCCGAGACCATGGCGATCTGTCGCTACTTTGAGGAGAGCTATCCGGACGCGCCCAAGCTGCTGGGTGAAACCCCGCTGGAGAAAGCCCAGATGGAGCAGTGGCTGCGCTGGATCGAGCTGTTCTTCTTCATGCCCACCGGTATGTGCTTCCAGCACACCAGTGGTTACTTCAAGGATCGCATGAATCCGATCAAGGAATGGGGCGAGGAGTGTGGCCAGCAGGTGCAGAAGTTCATGCACTTCCTGAACAAGCAGCTCGAGGGCAAGGACTACATCTGCCTGGATCGCTTCACCGCCGCCGACATCAACGCCTTCACCACCGTCGCCTTTGCCCGGGTCATCGACATTCGCATCCAGCCGGAGCAGACCAACCTGCAGGCCTGGTTTGACCGGATCAAGGCCCGGCCGTCCGCCCAGGTGTGA
- a CDS encoding glutathione S-transferase family protein, which yields MIDLYTSPTPNGHKVSVLLEELGIEYNLIPIDLSKGAQKTPEFLAMNPNGRIPVIVDRDNDDFVVFESGAIMVYLAEKYGQFYPADPKVRSRALQWLMFQMGGVGPMMGQANVFYRYFPEKIQPAIDRYQHECRRLFEVLDTRLGQSRYLAGDEITIADFANWAWVRTYNWSGVSMDGLERLRRWVDELYDRPGCATGIRKPERPENTDDLVKSAQTMVTR from the coding sequence TTGATAGACCTGTATACCTCGCCAACCCCCAATGGCCACAAGGTGTCCGTGCTGCTCGAGGAACTGGGGATAGAGTACAACCTCATCCCCATCGACCTGTCAAAGGGCGCCCAGAAGACCCCGGAGTTTCTGGCCATGAATCCCAACGGCCGGATTCCGGTGATTGTCGACCGGGACAACGACGACTTCGTGGTATTCGAATCCGGCGCCATCATGGTGTACCTGGCCGAGAAGTACGGCCAGTTCTACCCCGCCGACCCCAAGGTGCGCTCGCGCGCGCTGCAGTGGCTGATGTTCCAGATGGGCGGCGTCGGCCCGATGATGGGCCAGGCGAATGTGTTCTACCGGTATTTTCCGGAGAAGATCCAGCCCGCCATCGACCGCTACCAGCACGAGTGCCGGCGCCTGTTCGAGGTGTTGGACACCCGCCTGGGCCAGTCCCGCTACCTGGCCGGTGACGAGATCACCATCGCCGATTTTGCCAACTGGGCCTGGGTGCGCACCTACAACTGGTCCGGGGTGTCCATGGACGGCCTGGAACGCTTGCGGCGTTGGGTCGACGAGCTCTATGATCGCCCCGGCTGCGCGACCGGGATCCGCAAGCCGGAGCGGCCGGAGAACACCGACGACCTGGTCAAGAGTGCCCAGACCATGGTGACCCGCTGA
- a CDS encoding DUF4202 domain-containing protein, translating into MTASAQLTCALDKIDGANRADPNRETVDGDSLPREYAYSLHMTRWLFALEPAPSERMQIACRAQHIERWTMPRSDYPEGRKAYYQWRQACGRMHGRRAAEIMAECGYQAAECEKVETILTKRELRKDADTQLLEDVACMVFLERYFADFYEEKADYDREKWLRIVRRTWGKMSPRGHEAALKLAAGMPAHLLALLQEALAEPGE; encoded by the coding sequence ATGACCGCCTCGGCACAACTGACCTGTGCACTGGATAAAATTGATGGCGCCAATCGCGCCGACCCGAACCGGGAAACCGTCGACGGCGACTCGCTGCCGCGGGAATACGCCTACAGTCTGCACATGACCCGTTGGTTGTTCGCCCTGGAACCGGCGCCGTCCGAGCGCATGCAGATCGCCTGCCGGGCCCAGCACATTGAGCGCTGGACCATGCCGCGTAGCGACTACCCGGAGGGCCGCAAGGCCTATTATCAGTGGCGCCAGGCCTGCGGTCGGATGCATGGGCGACGGGCCGCCGAGATCATGGCCGAATGCGGTTACCAGGCCGCCGAGTGCGAGAAGGTGGAGACCATTCTCACCAAACGCGAGCTGCGCAAGGACGCCGACACGCAATTGCTGGAAGACGTCGCTTGCATGGTGTTTCTGGAGCGTTATTTCGCAGACTTCTATGAGGAGAAGGCGGACTACGATCGCGAGAAATGGCTACGTATTGTGCGCCGGACCTGGGGCAAGATGTCACCGCGGGGGCATGAGGCCGCACTGAAGCTGGCGGCGGGGATGCCGGCGCACCTGCTGGCGTTGTTGCAGGAGGCGTTGGCTGAGCCTGGGGAATAG
- the trpC gene encoding indole-3-glycerol phosphate synthase TrpC, whose product MTDRHLDKTPTILRKIVDRKWEEIDERKRKVSIDDLKAKAGDQPPARGFSDALRRRIEQQTPAVIAEIKKASPSKGILRDPFEPAVIAESYEQGGAACLSVLTDRDFFQGHEDYLVAARNACSLPVIRKDFMVAPYQVYESRAIGADCILLIAACLTKDQMQELEGIAHEIGLDVLVEVHDGAELDDALTLTTPLVGINNRNLHTFEVSLDTTFDLHERIGADRLSITESGIMTRADVDAMTGRGIYGFLVGESFMRAEEPGQKLQELFF is encoded by the coding sequence ATGACTGACAGACATTTGGACAAGACCCCCACCATCCTTCGGAAAATCGTTGACCGGAAGTGGGAGGAAATCGACGAGCGCAAACGAAAAGTCAGCATCGACGATCTGAAAGCCAAAGCCGGCGACCAGCCGCCAGCCCGCGGTTTTTCCGATGCCCTGCGCCGACGCATTGAACAGCAGACCCCGGCGGTGATTGCCGAGATCAAGAAAGCGTCCCCGAGCAAGGGCATCCTGCGGGACCCGTTCGAGCCGGCGGTGATCGCCGAGAGCTACGAACAGGGCGGTGCCGCCTGCCTGTCCGTGCTCACCGACAGGGACTTTTTCCAGGGCCACGAGGACTACCTGGTGGCGGCCCGCAACGCCTGCAGCCTGCCGGTGATCCGCAAGGACTTCATGGTGGCGCCCTACCAGGTTTACGAGAGCCGGGCCATTGGCGCCGACTGCATCCTGCTGATCGCCGCCTGCCTGACCAAGGACCAGATGCAGGAACTGGAAGGTATCGCCCACGAGATCGGCCTGGACGTGCTGGTGGAAGTGCACGACGGCGCCGAACTGGACGACGCCCTGACCCTGACCACGCCGCTGGTGGGCATCAACAACCGCAACCTGCACACCTTCGAGGTGTCCCTGGACACCACCTTCGACCTGCACGAGCGGATCGGCGCCGACCGCCTGAGCATCACCGAGAGCGGCATCATGACCCGCGCCGATGTGGACGCCATGACCGGGCGAGGGATTTACGGTTTCCTGGTGGGTGAGTCGTTCATGCGGGCCGAGGAGCCGGGGCAAAAACTTCAGGAGCTGTTCTTTTAG